A part of Diprion similis isolate iyDipSimi1 chromosome 12, iyDipSimi1.1, whole genome shotgun sequence genomic DNA contains:
- the LOC124413538 gene encoding E3 ubiquitin-protein ligase RNF38-like isoform X2 yields the protein MAQTRDCFAIRDCPGVTASSGPTGKEVSYHGAVGGSSVGYKPPPQHSPQPRGPLPLFPQESASPATLSPPLHINICGQENAMRGPLINLSPGLGASSVDMEYRRNSQATNQMPLSPVQLQPSPTYYRQSSQDDGRKSESPSRKRRRISRNGTVSGIEVRETTPPAPTPPLHTPPAPWELPAAAQRRSPRNHISTRGSPPIRNRYQRYPDSFALSYPFLHNPGIHNSHHNMHNTHHTIHNSHHNIQNSHHNIHNTHHNIHNTHQSHPHHPAGTAHHPAQGATGPMVVEVGQVGVSSLGVAVGGEPIWHPQATGYRIPCQLHGIYTTTGAHAFAHTCQVAHHHHHHNHYSAAHPGHPGHPSHGLVGSIVGTATRGYPTPAGGPVTALHHPHPPPPPVHTTHYATHHQLSQQREVELELIESHHHHRVGGTGGPPLSLPHSFSPPALAQVTTPPPIFLSDTRSSQLEMLQSRTRRPTANVRRQRPTRWRGTPPLPPSPYPGLLLHFLAMFSNPPLSPYSQAELSSPESTETENYEALLSLAERLGEAKPRGLTRAEVEQLPSYKFNAETHQGDQTNCVVCMCDFEALQSLRVLPCSHEFHARCIDKWLKSNRTCPICRGDAGEYFGTGGGNSD from the exons ATGGCGCAGACGCGGGATTGCTTCGCTATACG AGATTGTCCAGGGGTAACCGCGTCGTCAGGCCCAACAGGAAAAGAAGTTTCTTATCACGGCGCAGTTGGTGGTTCAAGCGTTGGCTACAAGCCGCCTCCGCAGCATAGTCCACAACCAAGAGGTCCACTACCCCTATTTCCACAAGAGTCTGCAAGCCCTGCGACCCTTTCGCCTCCTTTGCATATTAATATCTGTGGTCAG GAGAATGCAATGCGAGGTCCTCTGATTAATTTGAGCCCAGGTCTAGGAGCCAGCAGTGTAGATATGGAGTATCGCAGAAATTCACAAG CTACCAATCAGATGCCTTTAAGCCCTGTTCAGCTACAGCCTTCTCCTACCTATTACAGGCAATCCAGTCAGGATGATGGCAGAAAG AGTGAATCTCCGTCGAGAAAACGTCGCCGAATATCTCGGAATGGGACAGTATCCGGAATAGAAGTGCGGGAGACTACACCACCTGCTCCGACTCCACCCCTTCATACTCCTCCTGCACCATGGGAACTTCCTGCCGCGGCACAGCGTAGATCACCGAGAAATCATATATCGACTCGTGGCAGCCCGCCAATTAGAAATCGATACCAACGTTATCCGGACTCGTTTGCTCTGTCCTATCCTTTTCTTCACAATCCAGGGATTCACAATTCTCACCACAACATGCACAACACGCATCATACTATCCACAATTCTCATCATAACATTCAGAATTCACATCATAACATTCATAACACTCATCACAATATCCACAATACCCATCAATCCCATCCACATCATCCTGCCGGTACCGCTCATCATCCTGCTCAGGGGGCAACTGGACCGATGGTTGTCGAGGTAGGACAAGTCGGTGTTTCGAGTCTTGGTGTCGCGGTTGGCGGAGAACCAATATGGCACCCACAGGCAACAGGATATAGAATTCCGTGTCAGCTCCATGGGATTTATACAACAACTGGTGCTCACGCATTTGCTCACACGTGTCAG GTGgctcaccatcatcatcatcacaaCCACTATTCGGCAGCTCATCCAGGACATCCAGGGCACCCAAGCCATGGCTTGGTTGGTTCTATAGTTGGTACCGCCACCAGAGGTTATCCTACGCCAGCCGGTGGTCCTGTCACTGCGCTGCACCATCCTCATCCTCCCCCACCACCTGTCCATACTACTCACTATGCTACCCATCATCAGTTGTCACAACAG cgAGAAGTGGAATTAGAGTTGATCGAGTCTCACCATCATCATCGTGTAGGCGGGACTGGTGGTCCACCACTATCTTTACCACACTCATTCTCACCGCCAGCTTTAGCTCAAGTCACTACGCCGCCACCTATATTTTTGTCCGATACCCGAAGTAGTCAATTAGAAATGCTTCAATCAAGGACACGTCGACCAACTGCAAATGTCAGACGACAGAGACCTACACGGTGGCGCGGTACACCACCTTTACCACCATCGCCTTACCCTGGCTTATTACTACACTTCCT AGCAATGTTCAGCAATCCACCCTTGTCCCCATACAGTCAAGCTGAATTATCTTCGCCCGAATCTACAGAAACTGAGAATTACGAGGCTCTGTTATCGTTGGCTGAAAGATTAGGAGAAGCCAAACCAAGAGGTTTGACTCGTGCAGAAGTAGAACAGCTGCCTTCGTATAAATTTAATGCAGAAACTCATCAGGGTGATCAAACTAACTGTGTTGTTTGTATGTGCGATTTTGAAGCGTTACAATCTCTTCGTGTATTACCTTGCTCACACGAGTTTCATGCCAGATGCATCGACAAGTGGCTCAAG TCAAATAGAACATGTCCCATTTGTCGTGGAGATGCCGGAGAATATTTTGGAACTGGAGGTGGCAACAGCGACTGA
- the LOC124413539 gene encoding uncharacterized protein LOC124413539, with translation MAQRPPIKNPSSTKALQFHQVEKQQGQHSESPSPNQRVLILSTPVKLKDGTVNMKQRTIPLRVDNSQLMIKAGENKSRVVSLKRSHEAVPLALPINQLNKKTPTFVKNEVGQVMGKLIPLGKFSNISPNTLSPVNPTPASASTPPIVSDIGVQNLRNEISKQNTRSKGYKLVKLDEKVIGANAAAAEKFGEILKSKQKANSSSTCQVTAKHTATASPTVVTRVKNTDDQLITITDDKPKKQVHLVLKGYENIASIGQTGTNIKLIPLEQWGMDTKLNFLKTQSRSSFISQPKIVDVRSCAIDEIDGLADTHFDDNKLNCHYDKEDFDSDEVLEKDPLDIDGLSRETSSFQYLLDKNAEENDNDSKNALEMKQLHTIDVIDLKCNTSPMGGFSDIQIATLVKNKNTSDLKLDNELNPESNYCPKKSGDLSEDSTNCSASSKISVKGTKEHNPDGDGLTETSSRGDMRFGQKYADYEDLYKQFRIHKHDVTSRETEMLSYIHNLRKKLFRSQKNRYQALGAIEQREYLGISNLSTIQKRFIETQLRNSNKTSKKPRFTKTDIVMARDILKATGPRGYNNLRKLFSLPGISIIVKGISKT, from the coding sequence ATGGCTCAAAGACCACCAATTAAGAATCCGTCGAGTACTAAGGCACTGCAATTTCATCAAGTAGAAAAGCAGCAAGGCCAGCACTCTGAATCACCATCACCCAATCAAAGGGTACTCATTCTGTCAACCCCTGTCAAATTAAAAGATGGTACTGTGAATATGAAGCAACGGACGATACCGCTTAGAGTTGATAACAGTCAGCTTATGATAAAGGCTGGAGAAAACAAAAGCAGAGTTGTTTCATTGAAGCGAAGTCACGAAGCAGTGCCGCTGGCTTTGCCAATAAATCAGCTGAACAAAAAGACACCAACTTTTGTAAAGAATGAAGTTGGTCAAGTAATGGGCAAGCTTATTccacttggaaaattttctaatattaGTCCGAATACATTGAGTCCTGTAAATCCTACTCCTGCTTCTGCTTCTACTCCACCAAttgtttcagatattggtgttcaaaatttaagaaatgaaatatcCAAGCAAAATACAAGGTCAAAGGGGTACAAATTGGTTAAACTAGACGAAAAGGTAATTGGAGCAAATGCTGCTGCAGCTGAAAAATTCggggaaattttgaaatcaaaacaaaaagcaAATTCTAGCTCTACATGTCAGGTTACTGCTAAACATACTGCAACAGCTTCGCCAACGGTAGTTACACGAGTAAAAAATACTGATGATCAATTGATAACAATAACAGATGATAAGCCAAAGAAACAAGTCCATTTGGTCCTAAAaggatatgaaaatattgccaGTATTGGTCAAACTGGAACCAATATTAAACTAATTCCCTTAGAACAATGGGGAATGGATACCAAGctgaattttctaaaaactcAGTCAAGAagttcatttatttcacagCCAAAAATAGTGGATGTGAGGAGTTGTGCTATAGATGAAATAGACGGACTAGCTGACACACATTTTGATGACAATAAACTGAATTGTCACTATGACAAAGAGGACTTTGATAGCGATGAGGTATTGGAAAAAGATCCGTTGGACATTGATGGGTTAAGCAGAGAGACTAGTTCGTTTCAATATTTGTTGGATAAAAATGCAGAAGAAAATGATAATGACTCTAAAAATGCTCTGGAAATGAAACAACTTCACACGATAGACgtaattgatttgaaatgtAACACCTCGCCCATGGGGGGTTTCAGTGACATCCAAATTGCTAccttggtgaaaaataaaaataccagCGACTTGAAATTAGATAATGAACTAAATCCCGAAAGTAATTATTGTCCAAAAAAAAGCGGTGATCTTTCGGAAGATTCAACCAATTGTTCAGCATCGAGTAAAATATCTGTGAAGGGCACGAAGGAACATAATCCTGATGGTGATGGTTTGACTGAGACGAGTAGTAGAGGCGACATGCGATTTGGACAGAAGTATGCCGATTATGAGGATCTCTATAAACAATTTCGAATTCACAAACATGACGTTACCTCTAGAGAAACTGAAATGTTATCCTACATCCACAATCTAAGGAAAAAGCTCTTTCGAAGTCAGAAGAATAGATATCAAGCATTGGGAGCAATCGAGCAAAGAGAATATCTTGGTATCAGTAATCTATCGACTATTCAAAAGCGATTTATAGAAACACAATTGAGAAACTCTAACAAGACGTCTAAAAAGCCAAGGTTTACTAAAACAGATATAGTTATGGCTAGAGATATACTTAAGGCAACTGGTCCTAGGGGATacaataatttgagaaaacttttctccCTTCCTGGCATAAGTATTATTGTTAAAGGAATTTCTAAAACTTGA
- the LOC124413538 gene encoding E3 ubiquitin-protein ligase RNF38-like isoform X1, protein MNVPGNHQHRSLGMPGRYRGGVGGGVPPGGHSRGSTPHNRVWHNHNQHPQHAHNQLNQQYKEYPHRHLQPPRFHNGDCPGVTASSGPTGKEVSYHGAVGGSSVGYKPPPQHSPQPRGPLPLFPQESASPATLSPPLHINICGQENAMRGPLINLSPGLGASSVDMEYRRNSQATNQMPLSPVQLQPSPTYYRQSSQDDGRKSESPSRKRRRISRNGTVSGIEVRETTPPAPTPPLHTPPAPWELPAAAQRRSPRNHISTRGSPPIRNRYQRYPDSFALSYPFLHNPGIHNSHHNMHNTHHTIHNSHHNIQNSHHNIHNTHHNIHNTHQSHPHHPAGTAHHPAQGATGPMVVEVGQVGVSSLGVAVGGEPIWHPQATGYRIPCQLHGIYTTTGAHAFAHTCQVAHHHHHHNHYSAAHPGHPGHPSHGLVGSIVGTATRGYPTPAGGPVTALHHPHPPPPPVHTTHYATHHQLSQQREVELELIESHHHHRVGGTGGPPLSLPHSFSPPALAQVTTPPPIFLSDTRSSQLEMLQSRTRRPTANVRRQRPTRWRGTPPLPPSPYPGLLLHFLAMFSNPPLSPYSQAELSSPESTETENYEALLSLAERLGEAKPRGLTRAEVEQLPSYKFNAETHQGDQTNCVVCMCDFEALQSLRVLPCSHEFHARCIDKWLKSNRTCPICRGDAGEYFGTGGGNSD, encoded by the exons ATGAACGTCCCTGGAAATCACCAGCACCGCAGTTTGGGCATGCCGGGGCGCTACAGGGGCGGAGTAGGGGGTGGGGTACCCCCGGGGGGCCATTCTCGGGGGTCTACGCCCCACAACCGGGTCTGGCACAATCACAACCAGCACCCACAGCACGCTCACAATCAGCTTAACCAACAATACAAGGAATATCCCCACCGGCATCTTCAACCTCCGCGCTTCCATAATGG AGATTGTCCAGGGGTAACCGCGTCGTCAGGCCCAACAGGAAAAGAAGTTTCTTATCACGGCGCAGTTGGTGGTTCAAGCGTTGGCTACAAGCCGCCTCCGCAGCATAGTCCACAACCAAGAGGTCCACTACCCCTATTTCCACAAGAGTCTGCAAGCCCTGCGACCCTTTCGCCTCCTTTGCATATTAATATCTGTGGTCAG GAGAATGCAATGCGAGGTCCTCTGATTAATTTGAGCCCAGGTCTAGGAGCCAGCAGTGTAGATATGGAGTATCGCAGAAATTCACAAG CTACCAATCAGATGCCTTTAAGCCCTGTTCAGCTACAGCCTTCTCCTACCTATTACAGGCAATCCAGTCAGGATGATGGCAGAAAG AGTGAATCTCCGTCGAGAAAACGTCGCCGAATATCTCGGAATGGGACAGTATCCGGAATAGAAGTGCGGGAGACTACACCACCTGCTCCGACTCCACCCCTTCATACTCCTCCTGCACCATGGGAACTTCCTGCCGCGGCACAGCGTAGATCACCGAGAAATCATATATCGACTCGTGGCAGCCCGCCAATTAGAAATCGATACCAACGTTATCCGGACTCGTTTGCTCTGTCCTATCCTTTTCTTCACAATCCAGGGATTCACAATTCTCACCACAACATGCACAACACGCATCATACTATCCACAATTCTCATCATAACATTCAGAATTCACATCATAACATTCATAACACTCATCACAATATCCACAATACCCATCAATCCCATCCACATCATCCTGCCGGTACCGCTCATCATCCTGCTCAGGGGGCAACTGGACCGATGGTTGTCGAGGTAGGACAAGTCGGTGTTTCGAGTCTTGGTGTCGCGGTTGGCGGAGAACCAATATGGCACCCACAGGCAACAGGATATAGAATTCCGTGTCAGCTCCATGGGATTTATACAACAACTGGTGCTCACGCATTTGCTCACACGTGTCAG GTGgctcaccatcatcatcatcacaaCCACTATTCGGCAGCTCATCCAGGACATCCAGGGCACCCAAGCCATGGCTTGGTTGGTTCTATAGTTGGTACCGCCACCAGAGGTTATCCTACGCCAGCCGGTGGTCCTGTCACTGCGCTGCACCATCCTCATCCTCCCCCACCACCTGTCCATACTACTCACTATGCTACCCATCATCAGTTGTCACAACAG cgAGAAGTGGAATTAGAGTTGATCGAGTCTCACCATCATCATCGTGTAGGCGGGACTGGTGGTCCACCACTATCTTTACCACACTCATTCTCACCGCCAGCTTTAGCTCAAGTCACTACGCCGCCACCTATATTTTTGTCCGATACCCGAAGTAGTCAATTAGAAATGCTTCAATCAAGGACACGTCGACCAACTGCAAATGTCAGACGACAGAGACCTACACGGTGGCGCGGTACACCACCTTTACCACCATCGCCTTACCCTGGCTTATTACTACACTTCCT AGCAATGTTCAGCAATCCACCCTTGTCCCCATACAGTCAAGCTGAATTATCTTCGCCCGAATCTACAGAAACTGAGAATTACGAGGCTCTGTTATCGTTGGCTGAAAGATTAGGAGAAGCCAAACCAAGAGGTTTGACTCGTGCAGAAGTAGAACAGCTGCCTTCGTATAAATTTAATGCAGAAACTCATCAGGGTGATCAAACTAACTGTGTTGTTTGTATGTGCGATTTTGAAGCGTTACAATCTCTTCGTGTATTACCTTGCTCACACGAGTTTCATGCCAGATGCATCGACAAGTGGCTCAAG TCAAATAGAACATGTCCCATTTGTCGTGGAGATGCCGGAGAATATTTTGGAACTGGAGGTGGCAACAGCGACTGA
- the LOC124413559 gene encoding proline-rich nuclear receptor coactivator 2-like gives MTNSTPKMSDKIERQGSPNAGGKRHSRNNSIKSSTYFSSSNRPSRNSNGRSSCSPPCPAKTRGSPLRQSQYESPRGSPTNNFYAGAKFSEPPSPASLPKPPSHWTTRLISTCKQAEHCCDISNHLKMILNVQA, from the coding sequence ATGACGAACTCAACGCCAAAAATGAGCGACAAGATCGAGCGGCAAGGCTCGCCGAATGCCGGTGGTAAACGACACTCGAGGAACAATTCAATTAAATCCTCAACTTATTTTTCGAGCAGTAATCGACCCAGCCGAAATTCAAACGGTCGTTCTAGCTGTAGTCCACCTTGCCCTGCCAAAACCAGAGGCTCCCCGTTAAGACAATCTCAGTACGAGAGTCCCCGGGGTAGTCCGAccaacaatttttatgctggggCAAAGTTTTCCGAACCACCGTCACCTGCGAGTCTCCCAAAACCGCCAAGCCACTGGACGACAAGATTGATTTCCACCTGTAAGCAGGCAGAACACTGCTGCGATATCTCGAATCATCTTAAGATGATTTTGAACGTCCAAGCTTGA